A stretch of the Vitis vinifera cultivar Pinot Noir 40024 chromosome 16, ASM3070453v1 genome encodes the following:
- the LOC104881818 gene encoding uncharacterized protein LOC104881818 → MAGRTRGGRSERNEELETVREELREVRRELRETVELMRGQGSRRAGGTQGHEDSGHSHRRSRTERPVMSQMEAMKRFMVMQPPSFNGEPSAEAAEHWLRRMRRILVGLDIPEERRVGLATYMLVDKADFWWESMKRVYDTEVMTWEEFERIFLGKYFGEVAKHAKRMEFEHLIQGTMSVLEYESRFSELSRFALGMISEEGEKARRFQQGLRPAIRNRLVPLAIRDYSELVKRALLVEQDIDETNQIREQKGDRKGKQRMGESSQGPQQRQRTQQFERRPSFYAGGGQIAQGVAANRVCYGCGSGDHLWRACPLRGTQQARPQSQGSSQQQSVVSFQPPQLQLPYYQMPQLPPTAQGTRTTTTSQTRSSQGSNARGRGRPAAGRVFALTPTELEEDALLVEDADISPEDPQVGQGGLQDAPGAA, encoded by the exons ATGGCGGGAAGGACCAGAGGAGGAAGATCAGAGAGGAATGAGGAGTTGGAGACAGTTAGAGAAGAACTCCGAGAAGTAAGAAGAGAGTTGAGAGAAACTGTTGAATTGATGAGAGGCCAGGGTTCCAGGAGAGCAGGAGGTACCCAGGGCCATGAGGATTCAGGCCACTCACATAGGAGGAGCCGCACTGAGAGGCCAGTAATGAGCCAAATGGAAGCAATGAAGAGGTTCATGGTGATGCAGCCTCCATCTTTTAATGGAGAGCCCAGTGCTGAAGCAGCTGAGCATTGGTTGAGGAGGATGAGAAGAATTCTGGTGGGACTGGACATACCTGAGGAAAGAAGGGTAGGTCTGGCAACATATATGCTTGTGGACAAAGCTGATTTCTGGTGGGAATCAATGAAAAGGGTGTATGACACTGAGGTTATGACCTGGGAGGAATTTGAGAGAATCTTCCTAGGCAAGTATTTTGGGGAAGTGGCTAAGCATGCCAAGAGGATGGAGTTTGAGCACCTCATCCAAGGAACCATGTCAGTGCTGGAGTATGAGTCACGTTTCTCAGAGTTGTCTCGTTTTGCTTTGGGGATGATcagtgaggaaggagaaaaagctaGGAGGTTCCAGCAGGGGTTGAGACCTGCTATTAGGAACAGATTAGTCCCACTGGCAATAAGGGATTATTCTGAGTTGGTTAAGAGGGCTTTGTTGGTGGAGCAGGACATTGACGAAACCAACCAAATTCGAGAGCAAAAGGGGGAcagaaaagggaaacaaagaatGGGGGAAAGTTCTCAGGGGCCACAGCAGAGGCAGAGGACTCAGCAGTTTGAGAGGCGTCCCTCGTTCTATGCAGGAGGGGGGCAGATTGCTCAGGGGGTGGCTGCTAATAGAGTATGTTATGGTTGTGGATCAGGAGACCATTTATGGAGGGCTTGCCCATTGCGAGGCACACAGCAGGCACGACCTCAGTCTCAGGGAAGTTCTCAGCAACAGTCAGTAGTGTCTTTCCAGCCCCCTCAGCTTCAGTTGCCTTACTATCAGATGCCACAATTACCCCCAACAGCGCAGGGAACCAGGACAACTACCACGAGTCAGACCCGCTCTTCTCAGGGGTCGAATGCTAGAGGTAGGGGAAGGCCAGCAGCAGGAAGAGTTTTTGCCTTGACCCCAACAGAGCTAGAGGAGGATGCCCTTTTGGTGGAAG atgcagatatctctcctgaggatccacaggtgggacagggaggacttcaggatgctcctggagcggcctag